One genomic segment of Amycolatopsis sp. Hca4 includes these proteins:
- a CDS encoding carotenoid oxygenase family protein encodes MTSTSEQPLMVARAADADEANPYLLGVYAPVGEEIDAEDLQVIGEIPKDLNGVYLRNGPNPRFAPEGRYHWFDGDGMIHAVHLENGKARYRNRWVRTKAFEAESAAGKALWTGVMEHPKGNPFGNSHGLGLKDNANTDVIFHRGRILATWYLCGSPYAVDPLSLETLGADDFLGTLAGDMMAHPKVDETTGELFWFDYGPRPPYLRYGVISADGRVVKTTDVELPGPRLPHDMAITEHYAVLMDLPLVQDLAAARQGRHKLHFDRSLPSRFGVLPRYGDGSQVRWFEASPCYIYHVVNAWEEGDEVILDVCRVQRPQPRADAHTPLAKMLSYLRLDAQLHRYRFDLRTGACHEAPLDDDNTEFPTVDARGVGRRNRYSYTVHISPESTLKFDGLVRRDNLAGTKTEYRFGPGRWGSEAPFAPREGAPVDSADGYLVTFVQDEREGRSELDIFDAADLAAGPVARVLLPQRVPLGFHATWVRADQLENLRS; translated from the coding sequence ATGACCAGCACTTCCGAACAGCCGCTGATGGTGGCCCGTGCGGCGGACGCGGACGAGGCCAATCCCTACCTGCTCGGCGTCTACGCCCCGGTCGGAGAAGAGATCGACGCCGAAGACCTGCAGGTCATCGGCGAGATCCCGAAGGATCTCAACGGCGTCTACCTGCGCAACGGCCCGAACCCGCGGTTCGCCCCGGAGGGCCGCTACCACTGGTTCGACGGCGACGGCATGATCCACGCGGTCCACCTGGAGAACGGCAAGGCCCGCTACCGCAACCGCTGGGTCCGCACGAAGGCGTTCGAGGCCGAGTCCGCCGCCGGCAAGGCGCTCTGGACCGGCGTCATGGAGCACCCGAAGGGCAACCCCTTCGGCAACTCGCACGGCCTCGGCCTGAAGGACAACGCCAACACCGACGTCATCTTCCACCGCGGCCGCATCCTCGCCACCTGGTACCTGTGCGGCTCGCCGTACGCGGTCGACCCGCTCTCGCTGGAGACCCTCGGTGCCGACGACTTCCTCGGCACGCTGGCCGGCGACATGATGGCCCACCCGAAGGTCGACGAGACCACCGGCGAGCTGTTCTGGTTCGACTACGGCCCCCGGCCGCCGTACCTGCGCTACGGCGTGATCAGCGCGGACGGCCGGGTCGTCAAGACCACCGACGTCGAGCTGCCCGGCCCGCGCCTGCCGCACGACATGGCCATCACCGAGCACTACGCGGTGCTGATGGACCTGCCGCTGGTCCAGGACCTGGCGGCGGCGCGGCAAGGCCGCCACAAGCTGCACTTCGACCGCTCGCTGCCGAGCCGATTCGGCGTCCTGCCACGCTACGGAGACGGTAGCCAGGTCCGGTGGTTCGAAGCGAGCCCGTGCTACATCTACCACGTCGTGAACGCGTGGGAAGAGGGCGACGAAGTCATCCTCGACGTCTGCCGCGTGCAGCGCCCGCAGCCGCGCGCCGACGCGCACACGCCGCTCGCGAAGATGCTGTCCTACCTGCGGCTCGACGCCCAGCTGCACCGCTACCGCTTCGACCTGCGGACCGGCGCGTGCCACGAGGCGCCGCTCGACGACGACAACACCGAGTTCCCGACCGTCGACGCCCGCGGCGTCGGGCGGCGGAACCGGTACTCCTACACCGTGCACATCTCGCCCGAGTCGACGCTGAAGTTCGACGGGCTGGTGCGCCGCGACAATCTTGCCGGCACGAAGACCGAATACCGGTTCGGTCCCGGCCGGTGGGGCAGCGAGGCTCCGTTCGCACCCCGCGAAGGAGCACCCGTCGACTCGGCGGACGGGTACCTGGTGACGTTCGTGCAGGACGAGCGTGAGGGACGCTCGGAACTGGACATCTTCGACGCCGCCGATCTCGCTGCCGGACCCGTGGCCAGGGTCCTGCTCCCCCAGCGTGTCCCGCTCGGTTTTCACGCGACCTGGGTCCGGGCGGACCAGCTGGAAAACCTCCGTTCATGA
- a CDS encoding MBL fold metallo-hydrolase, producing the protein METGISRRGLFGAGAAAAAILAGAPGLARAASGMTLRWWGNNGWEIRIGAKTILIDPWLTRFKTGTYTSAGADPHTPLSVNKALIDGYLDRGYLHADHILVTHGHYDHLTDVPYLAERTGATVIGTETHLSLMAALGAPEDQLSIATGGEDLTFDGYTIRVLRSLHSATGPRARVAFPGTRSLSRRDRPRVIADLLEGGTLAYVVSGGGASVLDFGGANYIESELAGLRPDVVLLPPGGAKVTDYVPRLLRVLGNPRCVAATHWDDFDLPLGRAHDPNGGLEVLRKAVAAASPGSEFVVLDHLGEFTP; encoded by the coding sequence ATGGAGACAGGAATCAGCAGGCGCGGGCTGTTCGGCGCCGGCGCGGCGGCCGCGGCGATCCTCGCGGGCGCACCGGGCTTGGCGAGGGCGGCTTCCGGGATGACGTTGCGCTGGTGGGGGAACAACGGCTGGGAGATCCGCATCGGCGCCAAGACGATCCTCATCGACCCGTGGCTGACCCGGTTCAAGACCGGGACGTACACCTCCGCGGGCGCGGACCCCCACACTCCGTTGTCCGTGAACAAGGCCCTGATCGACGGCTACCTCGACCGCGGTTACCTCCACGCGGACCACATCCTGGTGACGCACGGCCACTACGACCACCTGACGGACGTGCCCTACCTGGCCGAACGCACCGGAGCCACGGTGATCGGCACCGAGACCCATTTGAGTCTCATGGCGGCGCTGGGCGCCCCGGAGGACCAGCTGTCGATCGCCACGGGCGGCGAGGACCTGACGTTCGACGGCTACACGATCCGGGTGCTGCGGTCCCTGCATTCGGCAACGGGCCCCCGGGCCAGGGTCGCGTTCCCGGGCACGCGGTCACTGTCACGCCGAGACCGGCCGAGGGTGATTGCGGACCTGCTGGAGGGCGGAACGCTGGCGTACGTCGTGTCGGGTGGCGGCGCGAGCGTGCTGGATTTCGGGGGCGCGAACTACATCGAGTCCGAGCTGGCGGGCTTGCGGCCGGACGTGGTGCTGCTCCCGCCGGGCGGGGCGAAGGTGACGGACTACGTGCCGAGGCTCCTGCGGGTCCTCGGGAACCCGCGGTGCGTGGCGGCGACGCACTGGGACGACTTCGACCTGCCGTTGGGCCGGGCTCACGACCCGAACGGCGGGTTGGAGGTCCTGCGGAAGGCCGTCGCGGCGGCGAGTCCGGGGAGTGAGTTCGTGGTGCTGGACCACCTCGGCGAGTTCACGCCCTGA
- a CDS encoding kynureninase produces MTTLDDLRADANSLAAHYTRFAVADRLLLSGHSHQAWPDVAEEGLLESFADAARDVDGKWERAFAKADELRAGFRLLLGDPHGEYALGASTHDLVLRFLSAMELPRRPRLVTTDGEFHTLRRQLARLEEEGVEVVRVPLEPVTTLAERVAGEVDGNTAAVLVSAVLFETSRLVPGLAHLADVCRGRSIELVVDAYHALGVVPFALHDLGLTNAWVLGGGYKYLQLGEGNCFLRLPAHAQELRPVITGWYAEFGALADERHPGQVAYAIGGDRFAGATYDPASHYRGVRVQRFFAEQGLTPEFLREVSQHQVGLLASVFDKLGLPEDVVTRDRETPLGMLGGFLSLRCADAAGLQAALAAHGVRTDSRGPHLRFGPAPYLSDTQLETAMGTLGTVVRG; encoded by the coding sequence GTGACCACTTTGGACGATCTGCGCGCGGACGCCAACAGCCTCGCCGCGCACTACACCCGGTTCGCGGTGGCCGACCGCCTCCTGCTCTCCGGGCACTCGCACCAGGCCTGGCCGGACGTCGCCGAGGAGGGGCTCCTCGAGTCCTTCGCGGACGCCGCGCGCGACGTCGACGGCAAGTGGGAGCGCGCCTTCGCCAAGGCGGACGAGCTGCGCGCGGGCTTCCGCCTGCTGCTCGGCGACCCGCACGGCGAGTACGCGCTCGGCGCGAGCACGCACGACCTCGTGCTGCGCTTCCTCTCGGCGATGGAGCTGCCGCGAAGGCCGCGCCTGGTCACCACCGACGGCGAGTTCCACACCCTGCGCCGCCAGCTCGCCCGCCTCGAAGAGGAGGGCGTGGAGGTCGTGCGCGTCCCGCTCGAGCCGGTGACGACCCTCGCCGAGCGCGTCGCCGGCGAGGTCGACGGCAACACCGCCGCCGTGCTGGTGTCCGCGGTGCTGTTCGAGACGTCTCGGTTGGTACCGGGCCTCGCGCACCTGGCCGACGTCTGCCGCGGCCGCTCGATCGAGCTCGTCGTCGACGCCTACCACGCGCTCGGCGTCGTGCCGTTCGCGCTGCACGACCTGGGGCTCACCAACGCCTGGGTGCTCGGCGGCGGCTACAAGTACCTGCAGCTGGGCGAGGGCAACTGCTTCCTGCGGCTGCCCGCGCACGCCCAGGAGCTGCGGCCGGTGATCACCGGCTGGTACGCCGAGTTCGGCGCCCTGGCCGACGAGCGCCACCCCGGCCAGGTGGCCTACGCCATCGGCGGCGACCGGTTCGCCGGTGCCACCTACGACCCGGCCAGCCACTACCGCGGCGTCCGGGTCCAGCGGTTCTTCGCCGAGCAGGGCCTGACCCCGGAGTTCCTGCGCGAGGTGTCCCAGCACCAGGTGGGCCTGCTGGCGTCGGTGTTCGACAAGCTCGGGTTGCCCGAGGACGTCGTCACCCGCGACCGCGAGACGCCGCTCGGGATGCTCGGCGGGTTCCTCTCGCTGCGCTGCGCCGACGCCGCCGGGCTGCAGGCGGCGCTGGCCGCGCACGGCGTCCGCACCGACAGCCGGGGGCCCCACCTGCGCTTCGGTCCGGCGCCGTACCTCTCCGACACCCAGCTGGAGACGGCGATGGGCACGCTCGGCACGGTCGTCCGGGGCTGA
- a CDS encoding LysR substrate-binding domain-containing protein gives MDQLRSLRYFLVVAEELHFGRAAERLGIAQPPLSQRIKRLEAELGAMLFKRGRRVTLTEAGEVLRAEARDLLARWDRMTALVGRAGRGELDGLRAGVPPDLPGRLLAAILTKFADECPAVRLDLQELTTAEQARLLADRSLDAGLLQLPVDVVGLELGPVVDTPLGVVLPRDSPLARRAGLALADLAGEGLVHAPRAAAPGSYDALLRTCWDHGFRPAAIRHARNPEFVLGLVLAGHGVAFEPAARKEPRVVWRPIEGEVLRTRMAFAWPATSPHPQAATLARIAATVLGDDGISRLVPPPQEPRPWDVFYERS, from the coding sequence GTGGACCAGCTTCGTTCGCTGCGGTATTTCCTCGTCGTCGCCGAAGAACTCCACTTCGGACGGGCCGCCGAACGGCTCGGCATCGCGCAGCCGCCGTTGAGCCAGCGGATCAAACGGCTCGAAGCCGAGCTGGGCGCGATGCTGTTCAAGCGCGGCCGCCGCGTCACGCTCACCGAAGCCGGCGAAGTGCTGCGGGCCGAAGCGCGCGATCTGCTCGCCCGGTGGGACCGGATGACGGCGCTCGTCGGCCGGGCCGGCCGCGGCGAGCTGGACGGCTTGCGCGCGGGTGTGCCACCGGACCTGCCGGGCCGCCTGCTGGCCGCGATACTGACGAAGTTCGCCGACGAGTGCCCGGCCGTGCGGCTGGACCTGCAGGAGCTCACCACCGCCGAGCAGGCCCGGCTGCTGGCGGACCGGTCACTGGACGCGGGACTCCTGCAGCTGCCGGTGGACGTGGTCGGCCTCGAGCTCGGCCCGGTCGTCGACACCCCGCTCGGCGTGGTGCTCCCCCGCGACTCGCCGCTGGCCCGCCGCGCCGGGCTCGCCCTCGCCGATCTGGCCGGGGAAGGCCTGGTGCACGCGCCGCGCGCGGCCGCGCCGGGGAGTTACGACGCCCTGCTGCGCACCTGCTGGGACCACGGCTTCCGCCCGGCCGCGATCCGGCACGCCCGCAACCCCGAGTTCGTGCTCGGCCTGGTCCTGGCCGGTCACGGCGTGGCGTTCGAGCCCGCGGCCCGCAAGGAACCCCGGGTGGTGTGGCGGCCGATCGAGGGCGAGGTGCTGCGGACCCGGATGGCCTTCGCCTGGCCGGCGACCAGCCCGCACCCCCAGGCGGCAACGCTCGCCCGCATCGCGGCCACGGTCCTCGGGGACGACGGCATCTCGCGCCTGGTCCCGCCGCCGCAGGAGCCGCGGCCGTGGGACGTGTTCTACGAACGCAGCTGA
- a CDS encoding helix-turn-helix domain-containing protein, giving the protein MVEATAQRIRPAGDPLRRALELVGDQWTLLILQSLFLRFRRYEELRLRLGISPTALSGRLRDMVEAGMLTRVPYRDARRTRHEYRLTERGLELWPLLISIWAWEREWVEGRREVLPTLIHLDCELATSAPLGCAACGRRVDARDVRASRLDSTGVAAATASKRFRRKDAESLAGDPMMFFPDTMELLGDRWSTGLLVSALLGCRHFSEFERELGIGPSVLSARLSKLVEVGVLRTGAAATRTDARDYRMTAKGLAFFPALAFIAEWSRGFEVTGQEPDITLHHVECGNRLQPILLCDHCGRPLTRKSVQFGGVPSPKR; this is encoded by the coding sequence GTGGTCGAGGCGACTGCACAGCGCATCCGGCCGGCGGGCGACCCGCTCCGCCGGGCGCTCGAGCTGGTCGGCGACCAGTGGACGCTGCTCATCCTGCAGAGCCTGTTCCTGCGGTTCCGGCGGTACGAAGAGCTGCGGCTCCGGCTGGGCATTTCGCCGACGGCGCTGTCCGGGCGGCTGCGGGACATGGTGGAGGCGGGCATGCTGACCCGGGTGCCGTACCGGGACGCCCGCCGCACCCGGCACGAGTACCGGCTCACCGAACGCGGCCTCGAGCTGTGGCCGCTGCTGATCTCCATCTGGGCGTGGGAGCGCGAGTGGGTCGAAGGCCGCCGCGAGGTGCTGCCGACGCTGATCCACCTCGACTGCGAGCTGGCTACATCAGCGCCCCTCGGCTGCGCCGCCTGCGGCCGCCGCGTCGACGCGCGTGACGTGCGGGCGTCGCGCCTGGACAGCACGGGCGTGGCAGCGGCGACGGCGTCCAAGCGCTTCCGCCGCAAGGACGCGGAGTCACTGGCCGGCGACCCGATGATGTTCTTCCCGGACACGATGGAGCTGCTCGGCGACCGGTGGTCGACCGGCCTGCTGGTCTCGGCGCTGCTCGGCTGCCGGCACTTCTCGGAGTTCGAGCGCGAGCTGGGCATCGGCCCGAGCGTGCTGTCGGCCCGGTTGAGCAAGCTGGTCGAGGTGGGCGTGCTGCGCACGGGAGCGGCGGCCACGCGCACGGACGCGCGTGACTACCGGATGACGGCGAAGGGCCTGGCGTTCTTCCCGGCGCTGGCGTTCATCGCGGAGTGGTCCCGCGGGTTCGAGGTGACGGGCCAGGAGCCGGACATCACGCTGCACCACGTGGAGTGCGGCAACCGGCTGCAGCCGATCCTCCTGTGCGACCACTGCGGCCGGCCCCTGACGCGCAAGTCGGTGCAGTTCGGCGGGGTGCCGTCGCCCAAACGCTGA
- a CDS encoding serine hydrolase has product MSLPGIFEAAGVRGFLHARRLGSSDELGLDADAPVVPASVVKVPLAYEFARQVAAGLLDPADRVHASAADRLGGTGSAGFADDASYSLRDAALLALTVSDNTAADLLFDRVGVENVRSLLAELGLTRTSVVGAPRDILRTIIEDTEAGRPLRALDPLRTSSTTAREMTALLSSLWADDAGAPVREWMSAQVSWHRLAAGFPPEVAVAGKTGTMPGIRNEIGVVRYPDGAEYAVAVFTVGGSETLRRPDIDQAIGAAARAAVDQLRV; this is encoded by the coding sequence GTGAGCCTTCCGGGCATCTTCGAAGCGGCGGGCGTGCGGGGTTTCCTGCACGCCCGCCGTCTCGGTTCTTCGGACGAGCTGGGCCTGGACGCGGACGCGCCGGTGGTGCCGGCGTCGGTGGTGAAGGTGCCGCTGGCGTACGAATTCGCCCGCCAGGTCGCGGCGGGGTTGCTGGACCCTGCGGACCGGGTCCACGCGTCGGCGGCGGACCGCCTGGGCGGCACGGGTTCGGCGGGCTTCGCGGACGACGCGTCCTACAGCCTGCGCGACGCGGCGCTGCTGGCGCTGACGGTGTCGGACAACACGGCCGCGGACCTGCTGTTCGACCGCGTGGGGGTGGAGAACGTCCGGTCGTTGCTGGCCGAGCTGGGGCTGACGCGGACTTCGGTGGTGGGAGCACCGCGGGACATCCTGCGCACGATCATCGAGGACACCGAGGCCGGGAGGCCGTTGCGCGCGCTGGATCCGTTGCGGACGTCGTCGACGACGGCCCGTGAGATGACGGCGTTGCTGTCGTCGCTCTGGGCCGACGACGCGGGTGCGCCGGTGCGCGAGTGGATGTCGGCGCAGGTGAGCTGGCACCGGTTGGCGGCGGGTTTCCCGCCGGAGGTGGCGGTGGCGGGGAAGACGGGCACGATGCCGGGGATCCGCAACGAAATCGGGGTGGTGAGGTATCCGGACGGGGCCGAGTACGCGGTGGCGGTGTTCACGGTGGGCGGATCGGAGACGTTGCGGCGGCCGGACATCGACCAGGCGATCGGTGCGGCAGCGCGGGCGGCGGTGGATCAGCTGCGCGTGTAG
- a CDS encoding DUF5302 domain-containing protein: MSEPNPSPSGEEDDVKRKFREALERKQAHARSGASHENGGGKNQHAHGPAANKRQFRRKSG, from the coding sequence ATGAGTGAACCGAACCCGTCGCCCAGCGGCGAGGAGGACGACGTCAAGCGCAAGTTCCGCGAGGCACTGGAGCGCAAGCAGGCCCACGCCCGCAGCGGCGCATCCCACGAGAACGGCGGCGGCAAGAACCAGCACGCCCACGGGCCCGCGGCGAACAAGCGCCAGTTCCGCCGCAAGAGCGGCTGA
- a CDS encoding Glu/Leu/Phe/Val dehydrogenase — protein sequence MTEGVFARGTGHEQVVYCHDQASGLKAIIGIYSTALGPALGGTRFHPYATESAALDDVLALSKGMAYKNALAGLDLGGGKAVIIGDPKTLKSEALLRAYGRFVQSLGGRYITACDVGTYVQDMDVVARECRYVTGRSPEDGGAGDSSVLTAFGVFQGMRASAEHVWGSPDLAGKRVGVAGVGKVGHILVGHLVEAGAQVTITDVYAPAIARTLEIYPTVSVASDVDTLLRTELDVFAPCALGGVLNDETVPVLGARIVCGAANNQLAHAGIDKQLADRGVLYAPDYLVNAGGVIQVDDERHGFDFERAKRKTTAIFDTTKAVFALAETDGVPPATAADRLAERRMAEVGRLRSILTV from the coding sequence GTGACCGAAGGAGTGTTCGCCCGGGGCACCGGGCACGAACAGGTCGTGTACTGCCACGACCAGGCCAGTGGCCTCAAGGCCATCATCGGCATCTACTCCACCGCGCTCGGCCCCGCACTGGGCGGGACGCGCTTCCACCCGTACGCCACCGAATCCGCCGCGCTCGACGACGTGCTCGCGCTGTCGAAGGGCATGGCGTACAAGAACGCGCTGGCCGGGCTGGACCTCGGCGGCGGCAAGGCCGTCATCATCGGCGATCCGAAGACGCTCAAGTCCGAAGCGCTGCTGCGCGCGTACGGGCGCTTCGTGCAGTCCCTGGGTGGCCGCTACATCACGGCGTGCGACGTGGGCACGTACGTGCAGGACATGGACGTGGTGGCCCGCGAGTGCCGCTACGTCACCGGCCGCTCGCCCGAGGACGGCGGGGCGGGCGACTCGTCGGTGCTCACCGCGTTCGGCGTGTTCCAGGGCATGCGGGCCTCGGCCGAGCACGTCTGGGGCAGCCCGGACCTGGCGGGCAAGCGCGTCGGCGTCGCGGGGGTCGGCAAGGTCGGCCACATCCTCGTCGGGCACCTCGTGGAGGCGGGGGCACAGGTGACGATCACCGACGTCTACGCGCCGGCCATCGCTCGCACGCTGGAGATCTACCCGACCGTTTCCGTGGCGTCCGATGTGGACACCCTGCTGCGGACCGAGCTCGACGTCTTCGCGCCGTGTGCGCTGGGCGGCGTCCTGAACGACGAAACGGTGCCGGTGCTGGGCGCCCGCATCGTCTGCGGCGCGGCGAACAACCAGCTGGCGCACGCGGGCATCGACAAGCAGCTGGCCGACCGCGGCGTCCTGTACGCCCCGGACTACCTGGTCAACGCGGGCGGCGTGATCCAGGTCGACGACGAGCGCCACGGGTTCGACTTCGAGCGCGCCAAGCGCAAGACGACGGCCATCTTCGACACGACGAAGGCGGTGTTCGCCCTGGCCGAAACCGACGGCGTCCCCCCGGCAACGGCGGCCGACCGCCTGGCCGAGCGCCGGATGGCGGAAGTCGGGCGGCTGCGGTCCATCCTGACGGTGTGA